The sequence tacaatttttatttaatttcactcGCATAATCTCACTCTGTCCTGCAATGGACTAGTGATGCAGGTATGAGCAAAATATAAACAGGGACTTGGCTTGGCTTCACTTGACAAAAGCACACAATCAtaaacaggcttggcatgaacagaGCAAAATAATCCAGTAAGGAGTAAACAGAATAGAAGGGTATATAAAGGGCAAGACACAGgtgaaaacacaaactgaatgGCATGAACAGGGGGACCAGATGAAGCTGATTGCTTTGGCAAAGGcagagagtgaaaacaaaacatgacaggaCCAAAACAGAAGTCCAAGGACACAAACTAACCAAGGGGAAATCTTACAGATAGAGAACATAAACCAGAatggctggtttaaatcttatttgtctgacagactccagtttgttcatgtaaatgataaatcatctttaaactctgaTCTCTTCAGCTCACACAACATTGCCCTTAAAGCTCCACCGTTTGGCTACGTTTTCACGTCCCGACTGACATCACTGCTGGTTTGTGCTAGATCGGAAACCTGTGGTCTTCTTGTAATCCATGCTCCCCTCAGAAGAGTCAAATATACCTTCTCAGGCTGGGCCTTGGTGACAACATCGCCAGTTAATGTGGTGAGCGTTAAATCAGAGCTGAGGTCGGGCTTTGATGCCTTTGTTAATAGCTGGGAGAAGGTAATACTTACCGGTCAGACAAAAGAAGAGGAGTTGTATGATTCATATCTCATAAAAGACGACATCTGCTGCGAACATACATGATACAAAGCTCCACTCTGACCTTGTGGTGGGGGAAAATGGTCTATGAATGCACTTCCCAACTCCCAGCTCTTATTAAATTTGTGATAAATGTTAGAATGATGGAGACATGGGTTCCCTGAGGACCTGGGTAGGTGAGGTTTACAGATAACCTGCCCTACAGGTGAGGCATGATGATGTAGTCTGACTCAGGTTGCAGCAGAGGAGCTTGGGACAGGTTGATGGAGACTTTGTTTGATGTTGAAAAGAGAGAAGCCCGTGGGAGAACAACACCCGAACCTGGAAAAGATGTTACAAAAAAACTCTAAACAATGTGGCTACGTTAAAGATACACATCCTGGAACTCATTATTACAATTTAACCAtgagtgattttttttataatatattacaatgtttttcttattttgtattGTAATACCGAGCAGAGGATTGAGCATCCAACCGTTGAAGGGAAACAAtccaaaatgtataaaaagaaCCATTTCCAAAACAGGGAATCATGGTGGCACActttgtagcactgttgccttgcagttaTTAGGTCCTAGGTTCAAATCCCAACCtgaagtctttctgcatggagtttgcatgttctcaccatgcatgtgtgggttctcaccgggtactctggtttcctccgacagtccaaaaacatgactgttaaatGGTCTCTCTACATTTCCCTGAAGTATGAAAGGGTGTGTGATTGGTTGTTGTTCCACATTTGTCAATGTGCTGCCCTGTGAAGAACCGgtgacctgtccatggtgtaaCCTGCCTCGCGCCCATAGACCACTGGAGAAAGGtgccagctcccctgcgacccagtttggaagaagtgggtatagaaaatggatggatttcAAAACCTAAGCACAACCAAAGGAAGTCTGTTCATGGGCCCCTCAATGCAATGAAGTCATCCTGGAAAGTCCCAGAACTATGCTTGATTGTGGTGATGGTGTCCTTTGCCAATATCAGTACTTCTTCTTCTTTCAAAACCAGCAGGTTAAATCGATGCCAAAGAGCTTGATGTTGGTCTCATCCAACTACAGAACTTTGTCAACTTGAAATTAATGATATAATGAGAAAACAACTAGAACATAGATTCCAAGGTCAATTTAGAACCACTAACTAACCTATTTTTTCACATTCCTGGAATCTGGTGTGCAGGACTCCTGTGCTTGGGTTGAAAATTCAATGTGCACATAAAGAACACCCAGAGCCAAGATTTAATTTAGAAAACTACTCAATACAAGAAAATGTTACCTTCTTGatcagtcagacagagagaggtacccccaatccttgtagtttttagtataacaatgtgggctctagatggacaaaccttgtcagtttattttacttagtacctctacacatagcccattctaaaatggccaaactctaactctcagtagtttattctaacctccccaacaaccctacaccattccaaaccctttgtgaagtgccttgagacgacatgtgttgtgaattggcgctatataaataaaactgaatttaattgatttgATTGTACTGAAAGGACTAatattgaaaacattctaacaaaaaatgtttttcaaagaatGTTGGATTTAATCAGCAACAAACCTATAAAATAAAGGAATCTATAGTTCTCTGGATGTGACAAAGCTGATTATGAATGCAACCCTTCTAAGcgtcaaaaacaaaacttttaaaatcaaatttgaCATTAAAGTAATTTAGGAGTTTCAGCATTCAACACaagatgtttaaaatattctgaaTTATACACAGAATTTACCCAtttaaaaatctgtattttttctttatatttcctATGAATTTAACACCCCAATACTTGAACAAATGGAAATGTATTGAAGAGTGAATTTCTGGAATCCCTAAAACGCAATTTAGTTTCTTGGTATGCCACAAACTACCCctgcaactaacaattattttgctaattgattaatctgttgactattaTTTTGATTAACTGAATAATAGTTGGATAGctaaaggtgcttaataggagatcttttacagaatttgaaccaagTAAGGCTAAAACTATGCCACATGAGGGGTTCTGGACATATTTATGAGCATATTAAATTTGAAGCATATTTAGACAAAAgaggtttttcattttaaatgcaaaatctctatattttttgtacagttttggcctaATAATTGCTCTGAGTGGGCtgtttttcagcaaatggcatgttatCGAGTGTGCACACTCTGGTAACAATTATTCAATTAATAAATTAGTTGCCTTTGAATcgattaatcatgattaatccTATTAGTTGTTTCAGCCCTACCACAAACTCAATTCTTCAtagaacataaaaaacaaaactcttacTGGGAAACAATGGGAACCATGTGTGAACAGAATTATTCATTTTACTTGGAATTTAATTTTAGATGTTGAAGCTTTGTAATAAAACACCTTAACAactgtttattaaaatgtttacgtCTGCTGTTTAAGTCAGAAACATTGTCCACTACAAAAGGTTTTTACATCCCTGATCCGCATTGGAGTTCCGTTTACAGTACAACTGATAATTAAAGTGCAGCTTAGATTAACCTGATCACACAATAATCTTTAAATTAATCAAATCCTGATTAAGGCAAATAATAAGATAGTTGGTGGCTCAGTACTGCCATCTGCTGGTTGCTCtcaggtttttttcttcctagtgGTCTGGTCTCTCCACTTTGAAGTTCATCATAACTATGTCCTCGATGCCAGCCTGCAGCTCATCGTGCTCCTGCACGGCGGAGACTCCTTTAGGAGTCCCGGTCAGAATTAGGTCCCCCTCCTCCAGACTGATGAAGTCGCTGATGTAGCTGATCAGATAGGGGACCGAGAAGATCATCTGCGAGGTGCAGCCGCTCTGCCGCAGCTGGTCGTTCACCTTCAACCAGAGCTTGACGTTCCCCGGGTCAGGGATGCGCTCTTTGGGGATGAAGTCGCTgacaggacaggaggtgttaaAGGCCTTGGCCAGGGTCCAGGGAAGACCCTTGGACTTGCACTCGTCCT is a genomic window of Girardinichthys multiradiatus isolate DD_20200921_A chromosome X, DD_fGirMul_XY1, whole genome shotgun sequence containing:
- the LOC124862717 gene encoding acylpyruvase FAHD1, mitochondrial-like, yielding MTARNISRFWEWGRKIICVGRNYADHAKELKNAIPTEPVLFLKPPSAYVREGSPILVPLYSSNLHHEVELGVVIGKGGTAIPQSTAMEHVAGYALCLDMTARDIQDECKSKGLPWTLAKAFNTSCPVSDFIPKERIPDPGNVKLWLKVNDQLRQSGCTSQMIFSVPYLISYISDFISLEEGDLILTGTPKGVSAVQEHDELQAGIEDIVMMNFKVERPDH